In Streptomyces sp. NBC_00483, a single window of DNA contains:
- a CDS encoding MFS transporter, with translation MTTASAVPGTAVETAVPGGRRAWTVTALLVVFMMVNFADKSVLGLAADEIRADLHLSATQFGLANSAFFLLFSVAAIVVGMAADRVSPKLLLLVMAVLWSVAQVPAAIGGGLAVLIGSRVFLGAAEGPAFPVAQQATLSWFPNDKRNLPGALITIGITLGVIVSSPSLSWMIQHHGWRSALWVLAGIGALWAVLWALFGADSPRARATATTKAAGDAAPQVAYRKIFASRTWIGTTLAYFMSYWSVALMLVWMPSYLRNALDYSASTAGKLVVLPWAVGAVVLLGQAALTGRLMRRGVVSRKARGWVGGFMLAIGAVCCLLTPFVDSVPAQTVLVALGFGFSGSYATVAATTVAELAPAARSGGALGLMNALVTVSGLLAPAVVGALVDAQGDAGYQHAVFVTGVLVAVGAVLAFALIDPERDRARLTG, from the coding sequence GTGACCACCGCATCCGCCGTGCCGGGCACGGCAGTTGAGACGGCTGTGCCGGGCGGGCGGCGGGCCTGGACCGTGACCGCGCTCCTCGTGGTCTTCATGATGGTCAACTTCGCGGACAAGTCCGTGCTCGGCCTTGCCGCCGACGAGATCCGCGCCGATCTGCACCTGAGCGCCACCCAGTTCGGGCTCGCCAACAGCGCGTTCTTCCTGCTCTTCTCCGTCGCCGCGATCGTGGTGGGGATGGCGGCGGACCGGGTGTCGCCGAAGCTGCTGCTCCTGGTGATGGCCGTGCTCTGGTCCGTGGCGCAGGTGCCCGCGGCCATCGGCGGGGGACTGGCCGTGCTGATCGGCTCGCGGGTGTTCCTGGGCGCCGCGGAGGGACCGGCGTTCCCCGTCGCCCAGCAGGCCACGCTGTCCTGGTTCCCCAACGACAAGCGGAACCTGCCCGGCGCGCTGATCACCATCGGCATCACGCTCGGCGTGATCGTCTCCTCGCCGAGCCTGTCCTGGATGATCCAGCACCACGGCTGGCGCTCGGCCCTGTGGGTGCTCGCCGGGATCGGCGCGCTGTGGGCCGTGCTGTGGGCGCTGTTCGGCGCGGACAGCCCGCGGGCCCGCGCCACGGCGACCACGAAGGCCGCCGGCGACGCCGCGCCCCAGGTCGCGTACCGGAAGATCTTCGCCAGCCGTACGTGGATCGGCACCACCCTCGCGTACTTCATGAGCTACTGGTCCGTGGCGCTGATGCTGGTGTGGATGCCGTCGTATCTGCGCAACGCGCTGGACTACTCGGCGTCCACCGCGGGCAAGCTGGTCGTCCTGCCCTGGGCCGTCGGCGCCGTCGTCCTGCTCGGGCAGGCCGCGCTCACCGGCCGGCTCATGCGGCGCGGCGTCGTCAGCAGGAAGGCCCGCGGCTGGGTCGGCGGATTCATGCTCGCGATCGGCGCCGTCTGCTGCCTCCTGACGCCGTTCGTCGACTCGGTGCCCGCGCAGACCGTGCTCGTCGCCCTCGGCTTCGGCTTCAGCGGCTCGTACGCCACCGTGGCCGCGACCACCGTCGCCGAACTCGCCCCGGCCGCCCGCAGCGGCGGCGCCCTCGGCCTGATGAACGCCCTCGTCACGGTGTCCGGGCTGCTCGCGCCCGCCGTCGTCGGCGCCCTCGTCGACGCGCAGGGCGACGCCGGTTACCAGCACGCCGTGTTCGTGACCGGGGTGCTCGTCGCGGTCGGCGCCGTGCTCGCCTTCGCCCTGATCGACCCGGAGCGCGACCGCGCCCGGTTGACCGGCTGA